In one Melaminivora jejuensis genomic region, the following are encoded:
- a CDS encoding helix-turn-helix domain-containing protein → MPAAVLSHLRTLGEDLAIARKRRREPQKSWAQRIGVSQPTLARMEKGDPSVSMGVYATALWLMGRSQALAECAAPEHDLGALEDAVRAAQARSVRRRPALYPPAGQGRKTGDVAP, encoded by the coding sequence ATGCCTGCCGCAGTGCTGAGCCACCTGCGCACCCTGGGCGAAGACCTGGCCATTGCCCGCAAGCGCCGGCGCGAGCCGCAAAAATCCTGGGCGCAGCGCATCGGTGTCTCGCAGCCCACGCTTGCGCGCATGGAAAAGGGAGATCCCAGCGTCTCCATGGGCGTCTATGCCACGGCCCTGTGGTTGATGGGGCGCTCCCAGGCCCTGGCCGAGTGCGCCGCGCCCGAACACGACCTGGGTGCCCTGGAGGATGCCGTGCGCGCTGCCCAGGCACGATCGGTGCGCCGGCGGCCTGCGCTCTATCCCCCGGCGGGTCAAGGCCGCAAGACAGGAGACGTTGCGCCATGA
- a CDS encoding HipA domain-containing protein, with protein sequence MQGLVEQILSGEPVPQEQRRLIAPGTTLGGARPKALLELQGHPWVLKFNEPGEAIDMALVEHATMTLAARAGMEVAPTLPVPLRREHAVAVRRFDREEGERRRHALSARVVLLAAGEQPGYPELAQWLRRRGVTAEGRHRAQMHELFRRMVFNILIDNTDDHEKNHALLMTATGEYELSPAFDVLPSGQALGYQQMRVGAA encoded by the coding sequence ATGCAGGGACTGGTCGAGCAAATCCTGTCCGGTGAGCCGGTGCCACAGGAGCAGCGCCGCCTCATCGCCCCTGGCACCACCCTGGGTGGGGCGCGCCCCAAGGCCTTGCTGGAGCTGCAGGGGCATCCCTGGGTGCTGAAGTTCAACGAGCCTGGCGAGGCCATCGACATGGCGCTGGTCGAGCACGCCACCATGACGTTGGCGGCCCGCGCCGGCATGGAGGTTGCCCCCACGCTGCCCGTGCCGTTGCGTCGGGAGCACGCTGTGGCAGTGCGTCGCTTCGACCGTGAGGAGGGCGAGCGGCGGCGCCATGCGCTGTCCGCTCGGGTCGTCTTGCTGGCTGCTGGCGAACAGCCCGGCTATCCCGAGCTGGCGCAATGGCTGCGCCGACGCGGCGTGACGGCTGAAGGCCGTCACCGCGCGCAGATGCACGAGTTGTTTCGCCGCATGGTCTTCAACATCCTGATCGACAACACCGACGACCATGAGAAGAACCACGCCTTGCTGATGACGGCCACCGGCGAATACGAGCTGTCGCCAGCATTTGACGTACTGCCCTCGGGGCAGGCGTTGGGTTACCAGCAGATGCGCGTCGGTGCGGCCTGA
- the dtd gene encoding D-aminoacyl-tRNA deacylase, which produces MISVLQRVRQAHVEVGGQVIGRIGPGLLVLLCAEQGDGDAQAERLLAKVLRLRVFSDAAGKMNRSVQDVGGGLLIVSQFTLAADTRSGNRPGFSQAAAPAEGRRLYEHFVQRARELHPDVQTGEFAADMQVHLVNDGPVTIPLRIEPAGSIQKQ; this is translated from the coding sequence ATGATCAGCGTGCTGCAGCGCGTGCGCCAGGCGCATGTCGAAGTCGGGGGCCAGGTTATCGGGCGCATCGGCCCGGGCCTGCTGGTGCTGCTGTGCGCCGAGCAGGGCGATGGCGATGCCCAGGCTGAGCGCCTGCTGGCCAAGGTGCTGCGGCTGCGCGTGTTCAGCGACGCGGCCGGCAAGATGAACCGCAGCGTGCAGGACGTGGGCGGCGGGCTGCTCATCGTCAGCCAGTTCACGCTGGCCGCCGACACGCGCAGCGGCAACCGCCCGGGCTTCAGCCAGGCCGCCGCGCCCGCCGAGGGGCGGCGCCTGTACGAGCACTTCGTGCAGCGCGCCCGCGAGCTGCACCCGGATGTGCAGACCGGGGAGTTCGCCGCCGACATGCAGGTACACCTGGTCAACGACGGGCCGGTGACCATTCCGCTGCGCATCGAGCCGGCGGGGTCAATTCAAAAACAATAG
- a CDS encoding AMP nucleosidase translates to MQPLPDLPEPVLHSDPAAALAQVQLLYQQQIEHLRCAMQRFVAGETPATPVRAFYPYVRMHIATVARAPTHLAYGFVEGPGRYETTLTRPDLFARYYLEQFQLLRASHGVELEVGLSEQPIPIHFSFAEHDHIEGSLSAERRLLMRDVFDLPDLGAMDDGIANGAHMARPGEAQPLALFTAPRVDYSLHRLRHYTGTAPEWFQNFVLFTNYQFYIDEFVRLGRAEMARPDSEYIAFVEPGNVVTRRTGLPSEAGDELGAALPRLPQMPAYHLVRADRSGTSMVNIGVGPANAKTITDHIAVLRPHAWMMLGHCAGLRNSQQLGDYVLAHAYVREDHVLDEELPLWVPIPALAEIQVALQQAVAEVTQMPGDQLKRIMRTGTVASTDNRNWELLPDNLPQRRFSQSRAIALDMESATIAANGFRFRVPYGTLLCVSDKPLHGEIKLPGMANHFYRERVDQHLRIGMRAIDILRAGGTHRLHSRKLRSFAEVAFQ, encoded by the coding sequence ATGCAGCCGCTACCCGACCTTCCCGAACCCGTCCTGCACAGCGACCCGGCCGCCGCCCTGGCGCAGGTGCAGCTTTTGTACCAGCAGCAGATCGAGCACCTGCGCTGCGCCATGCAGCGCTTCGTCGCCGGCGAGACCCCGGCCACGCCGGTGCGCGCCTTCTACCCCTATGTGCGTATGCACATCGCCACCGTGGCGCGCGCGCCCACGCACTTGGCCTATGGCTTCGTCGAAGGGCCAGGGCGCTACGAGACCACGCTGACGCGCCCCGACCTGTTTGCGCGCTACTACCTGGAGCAATTCCAGCTGCTGCGCGCCAGCCACGGCGTGGAGCTGGAGGTCGGCCTGTCCGAGCAACCCATCCCCATCCATTTCTCCTTTGCCGAGCACGACCACATCGAAGGCTCGCTGAGTGCCGAGCGGCGCCTGCTCATGCGCGACGTGTTCGACCTGCCCGACCTGGGCGCCATGGACGACGGCATCGCCAACGGCGCGCACATGGCGCGCCCCGGCGAGGCGCAGCCGCTGGCGCTGTTCACCGCGCCGCGCGTGGACTATTCGCTGCACCGCCTGCGCCACTACACCGGCACGGCGCCCGAGTGGTTCCAGAACTTCGTGCTGTTCACCAACTACCAGTTCTACATCGACGAGTTCGTGCGCCTGGGCCGCGCCGAGATGGCCAGGCCGGACAGCGAATACATCGCCTTCGTCGAGCCGGGCAACGTCGTCACGCGCCGCACCGGCCTGCCGAGCGAGGCCGGCGACGAGCTGGGCGCCGCCCTGCCGCGCCTGCCCCAGATGCCGGCCTACCATCTGGTGCGCGCGGACAGAAGCGGCACCAGCATGGTCAACATCGGCGTCGGCCCGGCCAACGCCAAGACCATCACCGACCATATCGCCGTCCTGCGCCCGCACGCCTGGATGATGCTGGGCCACTGCGCGGGCCTGCGCAACAGCCAGCAGCTGGGCGACTACGTGCTGGCGCACGCCTATGTGCGCGAGGATCACGTGCTCGACGAAGAGCTGCCGCTGTGGGTGCCGATTCCGGCGCTGGCCGAGATCCAGGTCGCGCTGCAGCAGGCGGTGGCCGAGGTCACGCAAATGCCGGGCGACCAATTGAAGCGCATCATGCGCACCGGCACCGTGGCCAGCACCGACAACCGCAACTGGGAGCTGCTGCCCGACAACCTGCCGCAGCGGCGCTTCTCGCAGAGCCGGGCGATTGCGCTGGACATGGAAAGCGCCACGATTGCCGCCAACGGCTTTCGCTTCCGCGTGCCCTACGGCACCTTGCTGTGCGTATCCGACAAGCCGCTGCACGGCGAGATCAAGCTGCCCGGCATGGCCAACCACTTCTACCGCGAGCGCGTCGATCAGCACCTGCGCATCGGGATGCGCGCCATCGACATCCTGCGCGCCGGCGGCACGCACCGCCTGCACAGCCGCAAGCTGCGCAGCTTTGCCGAGGTGGCGTTTCAGTGA
- a CDS encoding DUF1566 domain-containing protein: MGARTEKHLKPCAALLWLLYATPCAAALTQQSDTTVADSATALAWDACAWGQARSGGTCSGNATALTWAQALAAAQQANTAAHLGHTDWRVPNRTELESLALPGATPAIDAAVFASAIGRYWSSTSYQSIPDQAWSVDFAEGDSLPAAKTAIQALRLVRGGSAASAWAANPTAALPLSSGGTAQVLVSSANGGCYFSTAQFQANAIADSLPAGVTSVSDLFSFILDGCAAGETATIRITWPSLAAGAQYWQYGSTFGNAAGHWYPLSGAAISGNTIVLTIQDGEEGDNDLAANGQIRGSGSLVTVAAPPPPPPPPPPPPPPPPPPPPPPPPPPPPPPDPQEPPAPAELHITAPGTVQLTEPSRPIVIAPGAEGATLVLPGAGSTPVALALTLNGQALAVRALPGTQLQVALHQGEALLVLRVLQGWAELTASCAGQPLVLAGAVLLRAASAGTRVEGVPLASGVLAGALLAPPGQLPQLDARGLLAGERLRIDGQGRVSAIELGTVGAAGGGAGPSGATDVPPGDALALPELGAQVRFAAAPVQLQGAVARLAAGAAGAQPPAQAREAGNVPASAAGWPAVLQQHARALAQALALAPGAAASVQFDRHGLMLWRLGPWTAALAPLAAVQIDVRRPDGLGYTPEGLVQIAHSGLVLTLAPSVADWPGLVQALAAAAPQASVQLTPEGVLVLRLDGARWVLRPALLAQSGAPQPGASAAPAWLDADADGTLVLQGPHAQRLPWALADYARARAVLHELLPGAQVQAGLAPEGALQVQLPEGAGAWALLPQPQLRSTWLEPGLAALFADGQRWAVDGSGQLLLRLPTGVQALAIVPLP, encoded by the coding sequence GTGGGCGCCAGGACTGAAAAACACCTCAAGCCCTGCGCCGCGCTGCTGTGGCTGCTGTACGCCACCCCTTGCGCAGCTGCGCTCACGCAGCAGTCCGACACCACCGTGGCCGACAGCGCCACTGCCCTCGCGTGGGATGCTTGCGCCTGGGGCCAGGCGCGCTCGGGCGGCACCTGCAGCGGCAATGCCACGGCGCTGACCTGGGCGCAGGCGCTAGCCGCCGCCCAGCAGGCCAACACCGCTGCCCACCTGGGCCACACAGATTGGCGCGTGCCCAACCGCACCGAGCTGGAATCGCTGGCGCTGCCCGGCGCCACCCCTGCCATTGACGCTGCAGTGTTTGCCAGCGCCATCGGTCGCTACTGGAGCAGCACCAGCTATCAGTCCATCCCTGATCAAGCCTGGAGTGTTGACTTTGCCGAGGGCGACAGCCTGCCGGCTGCCAAGACTGCGATCCAGGCATTGCGCCTGGTGCGTGGCGGATCGGCTGCCAGCGCCTGGGCAGCCAACCCCACTGCTGCTTTGCCATTGAGCAGTGGCGGCACAGCCCAGGTGCTGGTGAGCAGTGCAAATGGTGGCTGTTATTTCAGTACCGCGCAGTTCCAGGCCAACGCCATCGCTGATTCCTTGCCGGCAGGGGTGACGTCGGTGAGTGACTTGTTCAGCTTCATCTTGGATGGCTGTGCAGCCGGTGAGACGGCGACCATCCGCATCACTTGGCCCAGCCTTGCTGCCGGCGCCCAATACTGGCAGTACGGATCAACTTTTGGCAATGCGGCAGGGCATTGGTATCCGCTCAGTGGCGCTGCCATCAGCGGCAACACCATCGTGCTGACCATCCAGGATGGGGAGGAAGGAGACAACGACCTGGCTGCCAACGGCCAAATCAGGGGCTCTGGCAGCTTGGTCACAGTGGCTGCGCCGCCACCCCCACCACCCCCACCACCACCGCCACCGCCACCCCCACCACCTCCACCTCCACCTCCACCTCCACCTCCACCTCCACCGCCCGACCCCCAGGAGCCCCCCGCACCAGCCGAGCTGCACATCACCGCCCCCGGCACCGTGCAGCTCACCGAGCCGTCACGGCCCATCGTCATCGCCCCGGGTGCAGAGGGCGCCACGCTGGTGCTGCCGGGCGCGGGCAGCACGCCGGTGGCGCTGGCGCTGACCCTCAACGGCCAGGCGCTGGCCGTGCGCGCCCTGCCAGGCACGCAACTGCAGGTGGCGCTGCACCAGGGCGAGGCGCTTTTGGTGCTGCGCGTGCTGCAGGGCTGGGCCGAGTTGACGGCCAGCTGCGCCGGCCAGCCGCTGGTGCTGGCCGGCGCTGTGCTGCTGCGCGCCGCCAGCGCCGGCACGCGCGTCGAGGGCGTGCCGCTGGCCAGCGGTGTGCTGGCCGGTGCGCTGCTGGCGCCGCCGGGCCAGCTGCCCCAGCTGGACGCGCGCGGCCTGCTGGCCGGCGAGCGCCTGCGCATCGACGGCCAGGGCCGGGTCAGCGCCATCGAGCTGGGCACGGTCGGCGCTGCTGGAGGCGGTGCCGGCCCATCTGGCGCTACGGATGTGCCGCCGGGCGATGCGCTGGCGCTGCCCGAGCTGGGCGCGCAGGTGCGCTTTGCCGCTGCCCCGGTGCAGCTGCAGGGTGCGGTGGCGCGGTTGGCAGCAGGTGCGGCAGGTGCGCAGCCGCCAGCCCAGGCCCGCGAGGCCGGCAATGTCCCGGCCAGCGCTGCCGGCTGGCCCGCCGTGCTGCAGCAGCACGCCCGCGCCCTGGCCCAGGCGCTGGCGCTGGCGCCGGGGGCCGCCGCCAGCGTGCAGTTCGACCGCCACGGCCTGATGCTGTGGCGCCTGGGGCCATGGACGGCGGCGCTGGCCCCGCTGGCTGCCGTGCAGATCGACGTGCGCCGGCCCGATGGCCTGGGCTATACGCCCGAGGGCCTGGTGCAGATCGCCCACTCGGGCCTGGTGCTGACGCTGGCGCCCAGCGTGGCCGACTGGCCGGGCCTGGTGCAGGCGCTGGCCGCTGCCGCGCCCCAGGCCAGCGTGCAGCTCACGCCCGAGGGGGTGCTGGTGTTGCGCCTGGACGGTGCGCGCTGGGTGCTGCGCCCGGCGCTGCTGGCGCAATCGGGCGCGCCGCAGCCCGGCGCTTCAGCCGCGCCGGCTTGGCTCGATGCCGACGCCGACGGCACGCTGGTGCTGCAAGGCCCGCACGCGCAGCGCCTGCCCTGGGCGCTGGCCGACTACGCCCGCGCCCGCGCCGTGCTGCACGAGCTCCTGCCCGGCGCGCAGGTGCAAGCCGGCCTGGCGCCCGAGGGGGCGCTGCAGGTGCAGTTGCCAGAGGGCGCAGGCGCCTGGGCGCTGCTGCCCCAGCCGCAGTTGCGCAGCACTTGGCTGGAGCCTGGGCTGGCGGCGCTGTTTGCCGATGGCCAGCGCTGGGCCGTGGATGGCAGCGGCCAGTTGCTGCTGCGCCTGCCTACCGGCGTGCAGGCGCTGGCCATCGTGCCGCTGCCGTGA
- a CDS encoding DUF1566 domain-containing protein, with amino-acid sequence MIPCSAAATGQDGSQGRDAQAAAGQLPKVGAGAAGFDFTALDALGMATAAGSHDCVADHVTGLVWSAETLAAQGWMDAASAAASYSHCGIASGWYLPTRRELLSIVHHGASGLAIDGDYFPATASAPYWSSDAAPGGQAWAVNFSDGATLRSSATQTYPARYVARVANVAPLITLGANIVVPREDRPGPRIYPGWATGISPGPMREAGQHLTATVELLPLQSGDPKALEFETPPALDLATGDLTFTIQHRIDPDPSDRGN; translated from the coding sequence ATGATTCCTTGCTCCGCTGCCGCCACCGGACAGGATGGCAGCCAGGGGCGCGATGCCCAGGCGGCTGCCGGCCAATTGCCCAAGGTGGGCGCTGGTGCTGCCGGCTTTGACTTCACTGCCCTTGATGCGCTGGGCATGGCCACGGCAGCGGGCAGCCACGACTGCGTGGCTGACCATGTCACCGGCCTGGTCTGGTCTGCCGAAACCCTGGCCGCGCAGGGCTGGATGGATGCCGCCAGCGCTGCAGCCAGCTACAGCCATTGCGGCATCGCCAGCGGCTGGTACTTGCCCACGCGGCGCGAGTTGCTGTCCATCGTGCACCACGGCGCCAGCGGCCTGGCCATCGATGGCGATTATTTCCCTGCCACTGCCAGCGCCCCCTACTGGAGCAGTGACGCGGCACCGGGCGGCCAGGCCTGGGCTGTCAACTTCAGTGACGGCGCCACGCTGCGCAGCAGTGCCACGCAAACATACCCGGCGCGCTACGTCGCGCGGGTAGCCAACGTGGCACCACTGATCACCCTGGGAGCCAACATCGTGGTGCCGCGCGAAGACCGGCCCGGCCCGCGCATCTACCCTGGCTGGGCCACGGGCATCAGCCCAGGCCCGATGCGCGAGGCCGGGCAGCACCTCACGGCCACCGTCGAGCTGCTGCCCTTGCAGTCCGGCGATCCAAAGGCGCTGGAGTTCGAGACGCCGCCCGCCCTCGATCTGGCCACGGGCGACCTGACGTTCACCATCCAGCACCGCATCGATCCCGATCCATCAGACCGGGGGAACTGA
- a CDS encoding putative bifunctional diguanylate cyclase/phosphodiesterase: protein MSPALQPDALPTLLACFDAASLRCTFASLDYARQSGHSPASALGRTLRELLDDAQWQALQPALQQALAGQPAQLRLAQGAAGSEAQHWQISVLPQFAADGSGARQVHGIAVLIQDGSRQLRAERAVQQSEERMRKFSAATEEGIAFHTDGVITDCNDALLRLTGYRRDEIIGQHLLQFIHPQDQEAVRRYMAQGREDIYEIAVRHKSGAIVALEVIGKTMPQAAGGYRVVVARDATARRQAQQRAEFLTWHDALTQLPNRRHLMLQLERLQHRAQVGPIQAALLFLDLDHFRTVNESLGHAAGDQLLCEVARRLQDGKRPGRPGFIARVGSDQFVVLLTGAIDRAQAAREADALLERLRAPCTIAGTPVSISPSLGISLFPDDGQVADELLRRAASALQQAKDSGRGTHLFYAPGMEGQPAALLHQEYLLREAIAQQSFVLHYQPQVEVATGRLHSLEALVRWQHPLQGLVGPSAFIELAESRGLITHIGRWVLRAACQQLRAWHDAGLPRVPVAVNLSAIEFRQRDVVSDIAQVLRECNLAPQYLEVEVTESVLMHDVAGTRATLAALQELGVAVTVDDFGTGYSSLAYLKHYPLNKIKVDRSFVMDTPHDSDDVAIVTAVVQLARSLQLKSVAEGVESDAQLQLLRRIGCDLAQGFGISRPLPAQQAQAWMLALPG from the coding sequence GTGTCCCCGGCCCTGCAGCCCGATGCCCTGCCGACCCTGCTGGCCTGCTTCGATGCCGCCTCGCTGCGCTGCACCTTCGCCAGCCTGGACTACGCGCGCCAAAGCGGCCACAGCCCCGCCAGCGCCCTGGGGCGCACGCTGCGCGAGCTGCTCGACGACGCGCAGTGGCAGGCGCTGCAGCCGGCGCTGCAGCAGGCGCTGGCCGGCCAGCCAGCCCAGTTGCGCCTAGCCCAGGGAGCGGCGGGCAGCGAGGCCCAGCACTGGCAGATCAGCGTCTTGCCGCAATTTGCCGCCGATGGGAGTGGCGCGCGGCAGGTGCATGGCATTGCCGTGCTGATCCAGGACGGCAGCCGCCAGCTGCGCGCCGAGCGGGCGGTGCAGCAAAGCGAAGAGCGGATGCGCAAGTTCTCCGCCGCCACCGAGGAGGGCATCGCCTTTCACACCGATGGCGTCATCACCGACTGCAACGACGCGCTGCTGCGCCTGACCGGCTACCGGCGCGACGAGATCATCGGGCAGCACCTGCTGCAGTTCATCCACCCGCAGGATCAGGAGGCGGTGCGCCGCTACATGGCCCAGGGCCGCGAGGACATCTACGAGATTGCCGTGCGGCACAAGAGCGGCGCCATCGTGGCGCTGGAGGTGATCGGCAAGACCATGCCGCAGGCCGCCGGCGGCTACCGCGTGGTGGTGGCGCGCGATGCCACGGCGCGGCGCCAGGCGCAGCAGCGCGCCGAGTTCCTGACCTGGCACGATGCGCTGACGCAGCTGCCCAATCGGCGCCATCTGATGCTGCAGCTCGAACGGCTGCAGCATCGCGCGCAAGTCGGCCCCATCCAGGCCGCGCTGCTGTTTCTGGATCTGGATCACTTTCGCACCGTCAACGAGTCGCTGGGCCACGCCGCCGGCGACCAGTTGCTGTGCGAGGTGGCGCGGCGCCTGCAGGACGGCAAGCGGCCCGGGCGGCCCGGCTTCATCGCCCGCGTCGGCAGCGACCAGTTCGTGGTGCTGCTGACCGGCGCCATCGATCGCGCCCAGGCCGCGCGCGAGGCCGATGCGCTGCTGGAGCGCTTGCGCGCGCCTTGCACCATCGCCGGCACGCCGGTATCGATTTCGCCCTCGCTGGGCATCAGCCTGTTTCCGGACGACGGCCAGGTGGCCGACGAGCTGCTGCGCCGCGCCGCCAGCGCCCTGCAGCAGGCCAAGGACAGCGGACGCGGTACGCACCTGTTCTATGCCCCGGGCATGGAGGGCCAGCCGGCAGCACTGCTGCACCAGGAATACCTGCTGCGCGAGGCCATCGCCCAGCAATCCTTCGTGCTGCACTATCAGCCGCAGGTGGAAGTGGCCACGGGCCGGCTGCACAGCCTGGAGGCGCTGGTGCGCTGGCAGCATCCCCTGCAAGGACTGGTCGGGCCGAGTGCCTTCATCGAACTGGCCGAGTCGCGCGGGCTGATCACGCACATCGGCCGCTGGGTGCTGCGCGCCGCCTGCCAGCAGTTGCGCGCCTGGCACGACGCCGGCCTGCCGCGCGTGCCGGTGGCGGTCAACCTGTCGGCCATCGAGTTCCGCCAGCGCGATGTGGTCAGCGATATCGCCCAGGTGCTGCGCGAATGCAATCTGGCGCCGCAATACCTGGAGGTCGAGGTCACCGAATCGGTGTTGATGCACGACGTGGCCGGCACCCGGGCCACGCTGGCGGCGCTGCAGGAGCTGGGCGTGGCGGTGACGGTGGACGACTTCGGCACCGGCTACTCCTCGCTGGCCTACCTCAAGCACTACCCGCTCAACAAGATCAAGGTCGATCGCTCCTTCGTCATGGACACGCCGCACGACAGCGACGACGTGGCCATCGTGACCGCCGTGGTGCAGCTGGCGCGCAGCCTGCAGCTCAAGTCCGTGGCGGAAGGGGTCGAGAGCGATGCGCAGCTGCAGTTGCTGCGCCGCATCGGCTGCGACCTGGCGCAGGGCTTCGGCATCTCGCGCCCGCTGCCGGCGCAGCAGGCCCAGGCCTGGATGCTGGCCCTGCCGGGCTGA
- a CDS encoding cation diffusion facilitator family transporter, whose translation MSEPLSNKPLPGWMTPVNLLRVSVGVALLTIVLKTLAWWVSGSVGLLSDALESFVNLAGAMFALAMVTVAQRPADDCHPYGHHKAEYFSSGFEGILILGAAVAILWAAGLRLLHPQPVQELGWGLGLSLASTACNGALAWGLLRAARVHRSAALEGDARHLLTDVWTSIGVVVGLLAVRATGWLWLDPLVAIGVALNILREGARLLWDASQGLMDKAMRPEQLAQVQAVLDQHAADNAGAVQFDGLVSRRAGARSHLELHMHLPHDWTLGRAARERRAVEQALLHAVPGLRATIELLPRDHATVFETIQARREQEERQQGQSGEEGAA comes from the coding sequence ATGTCCGAACCCTTGTCCAACAAGCCCCTGCCCGGCTGGATGACGCCGGTGAACCTGCTGCGCGTGTCGGTGGGCGTGGCGCTGCTGACCATCGTGCTCAAGACTCTGGCCTGGTGGGTCAGCGGCTCGGTGGGCCTGCTGTCCGATGCGCTGGAGTCCTTTGTCAACCTGGCCGGCGCCATGTTCGCGCTGGCCATGGTCACGGTGGCGCAGCGCCCGGCAGACGACTGCCACCCCTACGGGCACCACAAGGCGGAGTATTTCTCCTCGGGCTTCGAGGGCATCCTGATCCTGGGCGCTGCCGTCGCCATCCTGTGGGCGGCGGGGCTGCGCCTGCTGCATCCCCAGCCGGTGCAGGAGCTGGGCTGGGGCCTGGGCCTGTCGCTGGCCAGCACGGCCTGCAACGGCGCCCTGGCCTGGGGCCTGCTGCGCGCCGCGCGCGTGCATCGCTCGGCAGCGCTGGAGGGCGATGCGCGCCATCTGCTGACCGATGTGTGGACGTCCATCGGCGTGGTCGTCGGCCTGCTGGCGGTGCGCGCCACCGGCTGGCTGTGGCTGGATCCGCTGGTGGCCATCGGCGTGGCGCTGAACATCCTGCGCGAGGGCGCGCGGCTGCTGTGGGATGCCTCGCAGGGCCTGATGGACAAGGCCATGCGGCCCGAGCAGCTGGCGCAGGTGCAGGCCGTGCTGGATCAGCACGCGGCAGACAACGCCGGTGCGGTGCAGTTCGACGGCCTGGTCTCGCGCCGTGCCGGTGCGCGCAGCCACCTGGAGCTGCACATGCACCTGCCGCACGACTGGACGCTGGGGCGCGCCGCGCGCGAGCGCCGCGCTGTCGAGCAGGCCCTTTTGCACGCCGTGCCCGGCCTGCGCGCCACCATCGAGTTGCTGCCGCGCGACCACGCCACGGTCTTCGAGACCATCCAGGCGCGGCGCGAGCAGGAAGAGCGGCAACAGGGCCAGAGCGGCGAGGAGGGAGCCGCATGA